A genomic segment from Marinobacter subterrani encodes:
- a CDS encoding COX15/CtaA family protein encodes MARWATLAVLLAVVVITLGAWTRLVHAGLGCPDWPGCYGFLTVPQSESSIAIANARFPETPVDVEKGWPEMIHRYAAGTLGLVVFSLAAYAVRHRRRGVPVRLPLFITGFILLQAAFGMWTVTLKLWPQIVALHLLGGFTTLSLLTLLTLRLRRLAKPETTLEKPRAGALAGFRPWLYGGLLLVVLQIALGAWTAANYAAVACTELPTCQGQWWPEGMDFRHGFDVTQHVGPNYLGGQLNADGRVAIHITHRLGAMVVLVYFGALLSLMWRRRGNTGLDNAIRLVAAVLAIQILLGLANVLFHIPLAVAVAHNAMGAGMLLSVIYLVCQHQRLPKTQTATATNTMTITQEAAA; translated from the coding sequence ATGGCCAGATGGGCGACCCTTGCGGTACTGCTGGCCGTTGTGGTGATCACACTAGGCGCCTGGACCCGCCTGGTGCATGCCGGCCTCGGTTGCCCTGACTGGCCCGGATGCTACGGATTTCTCACCGTTCCCCAGAGCGAATCGAGTATAGCCATCGCCAACGCGCGCTTCCCGGAGACCCCGGTGGATGTCGAGAAGGGCTGGCCGGAGATGATCCATCGCTATGCCGCCGGAACCCTCGGCCTGGTGGTTTTCAGTCTCGCCGCCTATGCCGTTCGTCACCGGCGCAGGGGGGTGCCGGTCAGGCTGCCGCTGTTCATAACCGGTTTCATCCTCCTCCAGGCTGCTTTCGGCATGTGGACTGTTACCCTCAAGCTGTGGCCCCAGATCGTGGCCCTCCACCTGCTCGGGGGCTTTACCACCCTCAGCCTGCTGACCTTGCTGACCCTGCGGCTCAGGCGGCTGGCAAAGCCTGAAACGACCCTTGAGAAGCCGCGCGCAGGCGCCTTGGCGGGCTTCCGGCCCTGGCTCTATGGCGGACTCCTGCTGGTGGTGCTCCAGATCGCTCTCGGCGCCTGGACCGCCGCCAATTATGCCGCGGTGGCCTGCACCGAGTTGCCCACCTGCCAGGGCCAGTGGTGGCCCGAGGGCATGGATTTCCGCCATGGGTTTGATGTGACCCAGCATGTCGGCCCAAACTACCTCGGTGGCCAGCTCAATGCGGACGGCCGGGTAGCCATTCATATCACCCATCGGCTGGGAGCCATGGTTGTGCTGGTCTACTTTGGCGCATTGCTGTCGCTGATGTGGCGCCGGCGGGGCAATACGGGGCTGGACAATGCCATCCGGCTGGTGGCAGCCGTGCTGGCCATCCAGATTCTGTTGGGGTTGGCCAACGTCCTGTTCCACATTCCCCTGGCTGTCGCGGTCGCGCACAATGCCATGGGTGCCGGCATGCTCCTGTCCGTTATTTATCTGGTCTGTCAGCATCAACGGTTACCGAAAACGCAGACGGCAACAGCAACAAACACAATGACAATCACCCAGGAGGCTGCGGCATGA
- the cyoE gene encoding heme o synthase yields the protein MSEQVEALPAQAIARESRARISWRDYLELTKPRVVALMILTSVIGMLLAEPGVPGWGVLFWGNLGIALLAGAAAVVNHVVDHKIDAVMARTRKRPVATGKISTADAIVFATLLACVGMAVLIWQVNHLTAWLTLASLVGYAGVYTLFLKRATPQNITIGGLAGAMPPLLGWTAVTGQVEGHALLLVLIIFAWTPPHFWALAIHRKEEYAKAGIPMLPVTHGNRFTELHILLYTLMLLAVSLLPFVTGMSGWIYLAGALALGLRFLQYAVRLLKGDDRRVALNTFKYSITYLMALFVVLLVDHFVYF from the coding sequence ATGAGCGAGCAAGTCGAAGCACTGCCGGCCCAGGCAATTGCGAGAGAATCCAGAGCACGCATTTCCTGGCGGGATTACCTGGAGCTGACCAAGCCCCGGGTCGTTGCCCTGATGATCCTGACATCGGTGATTGGCATGTTACTGGCCGAGCCGGGTGTGCCCGGATGGGGCGTCCTGTTCTGGGGCAATCTGGGGATTGCCTTGCTGGCCGGGGCAGCCGCGGTGGTCAACCATGTGGTGGACCACAAGATCGACGCCGTGATGGCCCGCACCCGGAAACGGCCGGTCGCCACTGGCAAGATTTCCACCGCCGATGCCATTGTGTTTGCAACCCTTCTGGCCTGCGTGGGCATGGCCGTGCTGATATGGCAGGTCAATCACCTGACCGCCTGGCTGACACTGGCCTCGCTGGTGGGTTACGCCGGTGTCTATACCCTGTTCCTGAAACGGGCGACGCCACAGAACATCACCATTGGCGGCCTGGCCGGCGCCATGCCGCCGCTGCTTGGCTGGACCGCAGTAACCGGGCAGGTGGAAGGTCACGCGCTGCTGCTGGTGCTGATCATCTTTGCCTGGACGCCGCCGCATTTCTGGGCGCTGGCGATTCACCGCAAGGAAGAATACGCCAAGGCGGGCATTCCCATGCTGCCGGTGACCCACGGCAACCGGTTCACCGAGCTCCACATACTGCTTTACACCCTGATGCTGCTGGCCGTCAGCCTGCTACCGTTTGTCACAGGTATGTCGGGCTGGATCTATCTGGCAGGCGCCCTGGCCCTTGGCCTGCGCTTTCTGCAGTACGCCGTTCGGCTTCTCAAGGGTGATGACCGGCGGGTTGCCCTGAATACCTTCAAGTATTCCATCACTTACCTCATGGCCCTGTTCGTGGTATTGCTTGTGGATCATTTTGTGTATTTCTAA
- a CDS encoding SCO family protein yields MNSSIRLTLFCLLLVVVLIFGLVVGRQVFLVGNQEPIPAPELTELNTYVYDQPRQLAEFTLMNENGETVTRESLKGRWTFAFVGYTNCPDICPAAMANLRKTDQLLSNELPQPDYLLVSADPEHDTPEKLKAYTDFFGDNFHGLTGDLGTLRALAKSLSAVFVHREVDGELLVEHSGHFALLNPDGELAALIQPPHNPENLAEAFERIYQWAKANRDRGQS; encoded by the coding sequence ATGAACAGCTCTATTCGCCTTACCCTCTTCTGTCTTCTATTAGTTGTGGTTTTGATCTTCGGACTTGTCGTCGGCCGTCAGGTGTTTCTGGTCGGTAACCAGGAGCCGATTCCGGCGCCGGAGCTGACGGAGCTCAATACCTATGTCTATGATCAGCCCCGGCAATTGGCTGAGTTCACATTGATGAATGAGAACGGCGAGACGGTGACCCGGGAGAGCCTGAAGGGGCGTTGGACCTTTGCCTTTGTAGGGTACACCAACTGTCCGGACATCTGCCCGGCTGCCATGGCCAATTTGCGCAAGACCGATCAGCTCCTGTCGAATGAATTGCCCCAGCCGGATTATCTGTTGGTGAGCGCGGATCCCGAGCATGACACCCCGGAGAAGCTCAAGGCCTATACCGATTTCTTCGGTGACAACTTCCACGGCCTGACCGGCGACCTGGGAACGCTGCGAGCCCTGGCCAAAAGCCTCAGTGCGGTGTTCGTTCACCGGGAAGTGGATGGGGAACTGCTGGTCGAGCACAGCGGCCACTTTGCCTTGCTGAACCCGGACGGCGAGCTTGCTGCCCTGATACAGCCGCCGCATAATCCGGAGAACCTGGCCGAGGCGTTTGAGCGGATCTACCAGTGGGCGAAGGCCAATCGTGACCGGGGCCAGTCCTGA
- the hrpB gene encoding ATP-dependent helicase HrpB — protein MLPIDAILPDLKQSLEQASTALLQAPPGAGKTTRVPLALLDAPWRQGGRILMLEPRRLAARSAARFMAGQLGEKPGQTVGYRTRLDTRVSAATRIEVVTEGILTRLIQADPMLEDYAAVIFDEFHERSLQADLGLALVRESQQALREDLRLLVMSATLDTAPIARVLGDVPVITSEGRAFPVDVLYRPLPRNGRMVDQVAAVIREALQDQSGSLLVFLPGAGEIRRLEQQLRGSLADNVLIAPLYGNLKSEQQDQAIAPAPDGQRKVVLATAIAETSLTIEGVRVVIDSGQQRRAVFDPNSGMTRLVTGRVSRASAEQRKGRAGRIEPGTCYRLWSESEQFGLADYTPPEILEADLAPLVLELAQWGARDAASVAWIDEPPAAHWKQAADLLQWLDMLDSGGAITDHGKAARELGIHPRLAHMVLRGRSIGLGGPGAALAALLEERDLLGPGAGADMHERVRVFYGERSDRGLDPARLKAVRQAARRLSGSAPADASMPSETGIGRLLALAYPDRVARRRPGNAPRYQLSNGKGAVLRDGDPLARHDWLVAAELDGRAREATIYLAAPVDPPDLEQDLSGHIQDTEEATWDDRRGTIVARRLRKLGELVLHEWPLDHVDPELFQQGLLTAIRKKGLESLPWTDESRQWRARVRMLADTFPDSGWPDASDTALLANLEHWLAPFMAGMTRWSDLARVDILTALNTLLDYPAQQQLQVLAPMALTIPTGQRTRLDYTAENGPVLAAKLQALFGWAETPAVAGGRVPVLIHLLSPAQRPLAVTADLASFWRNAYQEVRKDMRGRYPKHPWPEDPFTAQAQQGTKKRPAR, from the coding sequence ATGCTTCCCATTGATGCCATTCTGCCCGACCTGAAACAGTCGCTGGAACAGGCCAGCACGGCGTTGTTGCAGGCCCCGCCCGGCGCCGGCAAGACCACCCGCGTGCCCCTGGCCCTGCTGGATGCGCCCTGGCGACAGGGTGGCCGGATTCTGATGCTGGAACCAAGGCGGCTGGCGGCCCGGTCGGCTGCCCGGTTCATGGCCGGGCAACTGGGCGAGAAACCTGGCCAGACCGTTGGCTACCGGACCCGGCTGGATACCCGGGTCTCCGCTGCAACCCGCATTGAGGTGGTCACCGAGGGTATCCTGACCCGCCTGATACAGGCCGATCCGATGCTGGAAGACTACGCCGCGGTGATATTCGACGAGTTTCATGAACGTTCCCTGCAGGCGGATCTTGGCCTGGCCCTGGTGCGTGAATCCCAGCAGGCGTTGCGGGAGGATCTGCGGTTGCTGGTGATGTCGGCCACCCTGGATACCGCGCCCATTGCCCGGGTGCTCGGCGATGTACCGGTGATCACCAGCGAAGGCCGGGCCTTCCCGGTGGATGTGCTGTACCGGCCGTTGCCCCGTAATGGCCGGATGGTGGATCAGGTGGCGGCAGTGATCCGCGAGGCGCTGCAGGACCAGAGCGGATCACTGCTGGTGTTTCTCCCGGGAGCCGGGGAAATCCGACGGCTGGAGCAGCAACTGCGGGGCAGTCTGGCAGACAATGTGCTCATCGCCCCGCTCTACGGCAACCTGAAATCGGAGCAGCAGGACCAGGCCATCGCTCCGGCGCCGGACGGTCAGCGCAAGGTGGTGCTGGCCACGGCCATTGCCGAAACCAGCCTGACCATTGAAGGGGTGCGGGTGGTTATCGACAGCGGCCAGCAGCGCCGGGCGGTGTTTGACCCCAACAGTGGCATGACTCGCCTGGTGACCGGCCGGGTATCCAGGGCTTCGGCAGAACAGCGCAAAGGCCGGGCCGGCCGGATCGAACCCGGCACCTGTTATCGGCTTTGGAGCGAGTCGGAACAGTTCGGGCTGGCGGACTACACGCCTCCGGAGATTCTCGAGGCGGATCTGGCACCGTTGGTGCTGGAACTGGCGCAATGGGGCGCGCGGGACGCCGCCAGTGTGGCCTGGATTGATGAGCCGCCCGCAGCGCACTGGAAGCAGGCGGCAGACCTGTTGCAATGGCTGGATATGCTCGATTCCGGGGGTGCCATTACCGATCACGGCAAGGCCGCCCGGGAACTGGGGATTCATCCACGCCTGGCGCATATGGTGCTCAGAGGGCGTTCTATCGGACTCGGCGGCCCTGGCGCAGCGCTGGCAGCCCTGCTGGAAGAGCGGGATTTGCTGGGCCCCGGCGCCGGGGCGGATATGCACGAGCGGGTTCGTGTGTTTTACGGGGAGCGCAGTGATCGCGGGCTGGATCCCGCCCGCCTCAAGGCCGTGCGCCAGGCTGCCAGGCGGCTTTCCGGGTCGGCTCCGGCAGATGCGTCAATGCCCTCAGAGACCGGGATCGGGCGCCTGCTGGCGTTGGCGTATCCCGACCGTGTCGCGCGCCGGCGGCCCGGTAATGCGCCAAGGTATCAACTCAGTAATGGCAAGGGGGCGGTATTACGGGACGGCGACCCCCTGGCCCGGCACGACTGGCTGGTGGCTGCCGAGCTTGATGGCAGGGCCAGGGAAGCGACTATTTACCTGGCAGCGCCAGTGGACCCTCCGGATCTGGAACAGGACCTGTCCGGTCATATTCAAGACACCGAGGAAGCAACTTGGGATGATCGCCGGGGCACCATCGTGGCCCGACGTCTCAGAAAGCTGGGTGAGCTGGTGCTGCACGAATGGCCGTTGGACCACGTGGACCCGGAACTGTTTCAACAGGGCCTGCTCACCGCGATCCGGAAAAAGGGGCTGGAAAGCCTGCCCTGGACAGACGAAAGCCGGCAGTGGCGCGCCCGTGTCCGGATGCTTGCAGATACCTTTCCGGATAGTGGCTGGCCGGACGCAAGCGACACTGCACTGCTGGCGAATCTCGAGCACTGGCTGGCACCGTTTATGGCCGGCATGACCCGCTGGTCGGACCTGGCCCGTGTGGACATCCTGACCGCCCTCAACACGCTTCTTGATTACCCGGCACAGCAGCAGCTTCAGGTCCTGGCCCCGATGGCCCTGACCATCCCGACCGGCCAGCGGACGCGTCTGGACTACACTGCAGAGAACGGCCCTGTTCTGGCGGCAAAGCTTCAGGCCCTGTTCGGCTGGGCAGAAACCCCCGCCGTGGCTGGCGGCCGGGTTCCAGTGTTGATCCATCTGCTGTCACCCGCCCAGCGCCCTCTGGCGGTCACTGCCGACCTGGCCAGTTTTTGGCGCAATGCCTACCAGGAGGTGCGCAAGGACATGCGCGGCCGATATCCCAAGCATCCCTGGCCGGAGGATCCGTTTACGGCCCAGG